In Drosophila santomea strain STO CAGO 1482 chromosome 2L, Prin_Dsan_1.1, whole genome shotgun sequence, a single window of DNA contains:
- the LOC120455573 gene encoding serine/threonine-protein phosphatase 1 regulatory subunit 10 produces the protein MAPASLVIMFVRNRKLRIAIGLIFWTSLAVAQNASDERVNERSGNQLDLAGSATAKSFEPPPEFYRGPGSGLESNTPISSSGRPSLGSVGESLSDTYNRWRAGGASLQDRISVGPYGAPGVGSSHAPNVGSFESSSHPYPYEYSHGSGGGAVGGAGSGAYFGSSSVEAGIPFDVYGSRPGHGVGHGHYSPPEYAYQYPPDHHEIAAHKGPGYGDVSSKALLAKSFLIPLASAAVLGIAAALVSNPLLLQLGTVSGLGTIVGKRKRRAASRSPLARKAHKYTL, from the exons ATGGCGCCGGCGAGCTTAGTCATCATGTTCGTCCGCAATCGTAAGCTTCGGATCGCAATTGGTCTCATCTTCTGGACGAGTCTCGCGGTGGCCCAAAATGCCAGCGATGAACGAGTCAATGAGCGGTCTGGAAACCAACTGGACCTGGCTGGATCGGCCACCGCCAAGAGTTTCGAACCACCGCCCGAATTCTATAGGGGCCCAGGTTCAGGATTGGAGAGCAACACTCCCATAAGTTCCAGCGgtcgtccctctctgggaaGTGTGGGCGAAAGCCTGAGTGATACCTACAACAGGTGGCGAGCTGGAGGTGCAAGTCTCCAGGATCGTATCAGTGTGG GTCCCTACGGAGCGCCAGGAGTAGGGTCATCGCATGCACCGAATGTGGGCAGCTTTGAAAGTAGTTCCCACCCGTATCCCTACGAGTACTCCCATGGCAGCGGAGGAGGAGCTGTAGGAGGAGCTGGTAGCGGCGCTTATTTCGGCAGTTCCAGCGTAGAGGCTGGTATTCCCTTCGATGTATATGGATCGCGACCGGGTCACGGTGTTGGCCATGGTCACTATTCCCCGCCCGAGTATGCATATCAATATCCGCCGGATCACCACGAGATAGCCGCGCACAAGGGTCCCGGCTACGGTGACGTATCCTCTAAAGCCCTGCTGGCTAAAAGCTTTCTCATCCCGCTGGCCAGTGCTGCTGTTCTTGGTATCGCCGCCGCCCTGGTCAGCAATCCTCTGCTCCTCCAATTGGGCACTGTTTCGGGTCTGGGAACCATCGTGGGCAAACGCAAACGACGCGCAGCAAGTCGAAGTCCGCTAGCGAGAAAAGCCCATAAATACACTTTATAA
- the LOC120443879 gene encoding uncharacterized protein LOC120443879: MGSKRKLTFLLEDDDQQENSPDGAGPRIKQHFTPNDINTPSAKEKRILAVSTSSHQKNTPSRFQAMWQTLNKSGMSSSQPDSPGNTSFSSCSQLLNTSWPGMGRRAKPLPLAVQNSSRTPPSVSYKRREANSLFQSTWKSLMTQSASCNVSSEDCFIDSDPSTPQRLATSPFQTSWKSLSQSSLNKSNCPGLTEDSNIESSPAIQLVYNESPRQYLPKSKNKYNSKSNLRFVRGGYAEEFQKVLKKVRMDQRQWKNHAATHTVQVLSIRNEYGVTMALVAPENGSSFSIVPPKGERTLLTVGSKLQFYLDPKIKPLELNNQLLVYCRPYNIVLKG; the protein is encoded by the coding sequence ATGGGCTCCAAACGTAAACTTACATTCCTTTTGGAGGACGACGATCAGCAGGAGAACAGCCCAGATGGCGCTGGTCCAAGGATCAAGCAGCACTTTACGCCAAACGACATTAACACCCCAAGTGCCAAGGAAAAAAGAATTTTGGCGGTGTCCACATCGAGTCATCAGAAGAACACTCCCTCCAGGTTCCAGGCAATGTGGCAGACGCTTAACAAGTCCGGCATGAGCAGCAGTCAACCGGACTCTCCCGGAAACACAAGTTTCTCATCATGTTCCCAGCTACTGAACACCAGTTGGCCGGGAATGGGCCGAAGAGCAAAGCCATTGCCCCTCGCGGTCCAAAATTCATCAAGAACTCCTCCATCAGTTTCATATAAAAGACGTGAGGCAAACTCTTTATTCCAGTCTACTTGGAAATCATTAATGACCCAAAGCGCTTCTTGCAACGTTTCGTCAGAGGATTGCTTCATTGACTCTGATCCATCTACTCCTCAACGACTGGCAACGTCCCCATTTCAAACTTCTTGGAAATCGTTAAGCCAAAGCTCACTGAACAAATCTAACTGCCCTGGCTTGACTGAAGATAGTAACATTGAATCTTCTCCAGCTATTCAACTTGTGTATAATGAAAGTCCACGGCAGTACTTGCCAAAAAGcaagaataaatataattcTAAATCAAACCTGCGCTTTGTTAGAGGAGGCTATGCCGAGGAATTCCAGAAAGTCTTAAAAAAAGTGCGAATGGATCAGCGTCAATGGAAAAACCATGCAGCCACCCACACAGTTCAAGTTTTGTCTATTAGAAACGAATATGGTGTTACCATGGCCCTAGTGGCTCCTGAAAATGGGTCGAGCTTCAGCATTGTTCCTCCAAAAGGAGAAAGAACACTACTTACAGTTGGCTCCAAACTACAATTTTATCTGGATCCAAAGATAAAGCCGCTGGAGTTAAATAACCAACTATTGGTCTATTGTCGCCCATACAATATTGTATTAAAAGGATAA